The following nucleotide sequence is from Synechococcus sp. KORDI-52.
CAACCGGGGTGCTACACGATGATCGGCACCGAGCTGGATGAGAACGGAATGATCCGCAATGGGCACCGGGAAGACTGGGTGGCAGGCGCAGCCTTCGTGACCCCGCCGGGTTACTGGCACTCCCACCACAACGAATCCGGCGCCGACGCTTACGTGCTGCCCATTCAGGATGCCGGCCTGCACACCTATCTGCGCACTCTCGACATTTCCTTCAGCAACAGGGGCCGGGCTGACTTGAGCAACACCCCTTAGCCAGCCCAGCCTCAACGGGTGAGCAGTTGTTGGTCTACCGACGTCAGAGCACCATGTTCTGAATAACGACGGGAAATGCGCTCGAGGCGCGTTGCACTCGACAACCAAAGCGCTTCGATGCTGAAGGGCTGGTGGGTATCGATCTGCGCAGGCGCTAGAAAGGCTCCTCCATCCGGCAAAAAGATCCAGCGATCAAGGTCGCCTGCGGCAAAACAAATGTTCTCTCCAGGCAAAGGGAGGTCACGACGCCAGTGCCCGATCAGCTGATCTGCCTCCAGGGATGGACGTTCCACCGCTGAACTTCCGGCGAGGAACTCACGGATCAGCACGATCCGATCCAAGTGCCCCGCAACATCCCAAAGCAGAACCAAGCGGTGACGGCGTTGGCCATGCAGGAACCCGAACTCGGCATAGAGCTTGGTCCATGTGGACCGATGCAGGGTCCCCCTCGTAAAACTGCCGGTAGCAAAGACCCCCATGTCGGGATCCAGCCTCGTGAAGCTCTGGACGATCCGCTTTTCAGGCTCGCCGGCAGGCGGTTGATGGGGAGCACTCGATCCCGCTCCCTCAGGCCAGAGCAGCAGGGTCAGATGGAGTGGCACACCGGAGAGAGCCGGTTGGAGCGTGAGAAGAGAGGGCTGACGCTTGGTGCGTTGCAGCGTCCGGTCCAGGCTGTCGAACCAGCCGTGCCACTCACCAATGTTGCGCTGCAGGTGCTCCCATTCGCCCACGTTCAGCTCGTTCGCCATCGAGGCCTGAGGCTAGGCAGGGCCCAGAGCAAAACGAGAACAACAACGCAGTCCACCAGAACCACTCCGAAGAACAGATAAAAAAAATCCCCACCCGGCAAACCGAGTGGGGACGGTTGAAACGAGGAACGACTCGTCGCGGGCTAATTCAGAAAGGAGTTAACCGAATTTCCCTGAAGTCGAGGCAATCAGGAACGCGGCATACGTCAGGACATAGCCAACCGTGAAGTGAGCCAAGCCGACGACACGGGCCTGAACGATGGACAGTGCCACAGGCTTGTCGCGGTAACCCATCATGTTGGCGATGGGGCTGCGCTGGTGTGCCCAGACAATGGTCTCGATCAGTTCCTGCCAGTAACCCCGCCAGGAGATCAGGAACATGAAGCCTGTGGCCCAAACCAGGTGTCCGAAGAGGAACATCCAGGCCCAGACGGCGAGGTTGTTGCTGCCAAACGGGTTGTAGCCGTTGATCAACTGGGAGGAGTTGAGCCACAGGTAGTCGCGGAACCAGCCCATCAGGTAGGTGCTGGATTCGTTGAACTGAGCCACGTTGCCGGACCAGATGGCCAGGTGCTTCCAGTG
It contains:
- a CDS encoding DUF3598 family protein; the encoded protein is MANELNVGEWEHLQRNIGEWHGWFDSLDRTLQRTKRQPSLLTLQPALSGVPLHLTLLLWPEGAGSSAPHQPPAGEPEKRIVQSFTRLDPDMGVFATGSFTRGTLHRSTWTKLYAEFGFLHGQRRHRLVLLWDVAGHLDRIVLIREFLAGSSAVERPSLEADQLIGHWRRDLPLPGENICFAAGDLDRWIFLPDGGAFLAPAQIDTHQPFSIEALWLSSATRLERISRRYSEHGALTSVDQQLLTR